Genomic DNA from Salinibacter pepae:
TCTTCCAGACGGGGCGGGCCAAGACCCTCGGGTTCCACTACCGGAGCGGCCGCACCGTGACGGTGGGCCTCTCGACGGAATTTTAGGTCGACACGGCGCCCCACACGTGTCGTTCCTCACACGTCCCCTCCCCCGCCGCCGGGGGAGGGGATTCGTGTTTCGGCCCTCCCTCCAGGGCGCAACGCCAATCCGCCGTGCCCGCCTCCCATCCCGCTCCCAACGGGCCGTCGACGAGCCCCTGAGTCGTGCTGAGCGGCCACGCTTCTCCGCCGTGAGGCCGCGTCGGGTCACCGGCGTGGCCGGCGCACTCTTCCTGGACGGGTCCTCGCCCGAGGCATTTTAGCGCGTCGGAAAAATGTCCTTCTGGCCCAAGCCCGAAGGGGGAGCTGCGGACAGGCCATATGCACCGCTGTGCATGGCGTGGGGTAGAGCTTCACGCGAACTGAATCGTGGAACAGGACTTGCTCTACGGTACGCAATCCCGGTCAAGCCGGCCCCCATTCTGGCTTTCATAACGCTGGCAGTCATGTGCGTGCAAAATCACGAATGGAGACGCTGAACTTTGGAGGAGGAGCTGGCTCCGTGTGATGGTTCCGCATGCTTTCTTTGACACCCGTCCGTCTGATCGAGAGCGGTACACGGTTTTTGGGCCTGCACAGAAGGGACTTCGATCTCGGTTTTTGAATGCCGGGTGAGTTGAACCTTCTATGAAGGAAGGTGTTGAGAGAAAAACAAAGCTGGTTCCCCGGTCCGAGTAGGTACGCCATGAGCAACGCCTCGTCCTCAGGGTCAGAGCAAGGCGCGGAGGCCCCCATCTTCAGGATGAATGAGATGGAGCAGCAGCTGGATGTTCTCCGCCGTCACGACGTGTTCGAGGGCCGGTTGGAGGGGGCCTTCGACCGGATGACCCGGATCGCCGCCGATCTCTTCGACGCGGAGGCAGCGTTTGTGGTCTTCCTGAACAGCAGCCAGCAGTGGCTTAGGGACCGTGTGGGCCTTGGGCGGTCGGCGTGCCGCGCCGTGGCGTCCTGGTGCACCCGGGTGGTCGAGGAGGGCAATCTCCTCGTGGTGGACCGCACCCGAACGGATACGGCCTCGGACGCGCAAACCCAGGAGGGGGAGCCGGGCTTTTACGCCGGGGTTCCGGTGCGCGTCGCGGCCGGGACGTGCATCGGGGTGTGTGCGATCGTCGATTCCACCCCGCGGTCGTTTGCCGACTCCCAGAAACGTCGGCTCGGCGACGTGGGCCAGATGATCAGCGAGAAGCTGGAGCGTCGTCGCCAGGCCTCTTCGAAGAGGCGTCTTGCCCGGGAGCGGAAGGAAATGTCCCACCGGTTTCAGGCCATTCTCGAGGATCCCAATATGATGGTGGGGGCCCTCGACGTTGACGGAACGCTTGTGGATGCCAACGAGACGGCCCTTCGCTACATTGAGGAGGATCGGGAGTCGGTTGTCGGGAGGCCGATCTGGGAGACTCCCTGGTGGGAAGAGGAGGATCGAGACGCCGTCCGCCAGTGGGTTCAGCGCGCCGCCGAGGGGGAATATATGACGTACGAGGCCACGTCAACCGACGCGCACGGCCGATTCTACCAGGTAGAGGGAACGATTCGACCTGTGACGGGGAGAGAGGATAGAGGCGACGAGCGGGTGGAAGCGCTTGTCGTCTCGGCCCGCGACGTCACCGAGCGAGAACGAAGCCGGGAGACACTCGAGCTGTATCGGGAATATACCGATCGCCTTCTCGACGACATCGACGATGTCTTCTTTGTTCTCGATGAGAAGGCCCGGCCCCAGCGGTGGAATCAGCGTGCATCCGAGGTAACCGGCTACTCGGACGCGGACATTGCGGCAATGAGCGCCCTCGATTTTGTGCCGACAAGCGAGCAGGACCGACTGGCGGGCAAGATTAGCAAGGCCCTTTCGGCCGACAGCCTGCAGATTGAGATTCCGCTTCTGCGTAAGGACGGAACGACAGTGCTCTACGAGTTTGTGGGCGGTTCTCTCGAGCATCCGGAGGGGGGACGACGGATTGCGGCCATTGGTCGAGACATCAGTGAGCGAAAAAAGCGAGAGCGTCGGCTCCGACAGACCGAAACGCTGTTTCAGAACGCGCAGGAGCCTCTCTTTCTTCTCGATGTGCAAGAGAAGGGGGAAAGGCTTCGCCTCAGTCGCGTTAATCCGGCCTACGAGGAAAAATTTGGACGCATGGCGGAGAGCGTCCGTGGGCGGTCCCCCGAAGACATCTACGGGGCAAAGTTTGGGGGCTTTATGGAAGAGAAGTGTGCGGAGTGCGTCCGTCGGGGCGAGGCACTGCAGTACGAAGAAAAAATTCCCCTCGACGGGGCGATCACGTACTGGAAGACGCGCATCGCGCCGGTGACGGTGGGGGGCGACGTGCAGCAGATCGTGGGGCACGCGACCAACATAACCGATCAAAAGCGGCGTGAACGGGCCCTCCGCGAGCGACAAGAGAAGATCGAGGCCCTGTACAAGACGGCCGATCGTCTCATCCGGGCCCCCAGCAGGGAGGCGGTCGGCAGGGTGCTCGTCCGGCTCATTCGGACGGCCCTCGGCTACCAGGCCGTGGCGGTGCGCTTTGTTCAGGATGAACAACTGGTGGTGACCGAGGTGTCCGAGACAAACTTCGAGTTCATGCCCGAGCGCCCAGACTTCCGTGTGGACGGGGACAGCCCCATTGCCGAGGTGTATCGATCCGGCCAGACACTTGTGATCGGGGATGTGGAGGAAGACATCGACGACGAAGAGGATTGGGGTTCTCCCCCAGACTACTACGGCACCCCCGGGTCCGGGGTCGTGGTGCCGGTGGGGAGGCACGGCACCCTCGCGGTGGCCTCTCAGAAGCCGCAGGCAATCGGGCCGTTCGACCGGCACCTGATCGAGGTGCTCGGGAGCTACGCGGCGGTGGTGCTCGATCAACTTGGACACGAGCAGAGCCTCCAGGAGCGACAGGAAAAGATCGAGGCCCTCTACGAGGCCACCCAGCGCCTGCTTACCGCCGAGGAATTCGAATCGGTGTCCACCCGCATCCACGAGTTGCTCGAAGACATCTTCGACTACCCCCTCCAGAACACGGGGTTCGTAGACGGCGACAGCATTGTCCCGGACCAGACCGCGGCCGAACATGCAGTGGGCGTGCCCTCCCCGGAGCGCCGGTCGACGGACGGAGACAGTCTCTCCGCCCAGGCCTTGCGGGCCGGCGATACGGTCGTGATCGACGATGCGGGCTCCCTGGACAACGATGTGGAGTACGGGGCGCTCCGCACCGCCGCGGCGGTGCCCATCGGGGACTGGGGCGTTGTCGTCATCGGCAAAACAGAAGTGGAGGCCTTCAGTCCATTCAATCTCCGCCTGATCGAGGTGCTGTCGGGCTACGCCGCCCTTGTGCTCAACCGGCTGGACCGGGAGGCAACCCTCCGCGACGCGAAGGAGGAGGCCGAAGAGGCAAGCCGGATGAAGTCGGCCCTGCTCGCAAACATGAGCCATGAGATCCGAACGCCCCTCACCTCCATCATCGGGTTTGCCGAGGTGGCCGGCACCGAGGCCAGCACACTCGACCTGCCGACGGACAGCCCGCTGCCCGACTGTGCCGACCGGATTGAACGAGGGGGGAAGCGACTTCTCGATACCCTTGAAGGGGTGCTCAACCTCTCGAAGTTGGAGGCGGGGCAGATGGAGCTGAACGCCGAACCGGTGCCCTTGATCTCGGAGGTCCAGCGGGTCGCCGAAGAGCTTCAGCCAAAGGCCCGGGAGAAGAAAATCGACCTTCGGTTGGAGACGGAAAGCGCGTGGGCGAAGGCCGATGAGGGAGGCGTGCAAATTATCGCGCGAAACCTGCTTTCCAACGCGATCAAGTACACCGAGGCCGATGGAACCGTCTGGGTTCGGAGCTACAGGGCGGACGGCCGTGCGGTGCTGGAAGTGGAAGACACCGGCATCGGGATGGCGCCGGAAGCGGTCGACAATCTTTTTGAGCCGTTCCGACAGGCGTCCGAAGGGTTTGGCCGCGAGTATGAGGGGACGGGCGTGGGACTGGCGGTCACGAAGAGGGCGGCCGAAGAGATGGACGGGAGTGTCGACGTCGACACCGAGGAGGGAGAAGGCAGCCGATTCACGGTGCGGCTTCCGACGGCCGGAGAGAACGAACCGAGTGAGAATGGAGAGCAGACGCACTGACCGTCAGGGCCCCGTCGTGTGTCCGCGTCGGCCGATGGGGCCGAGAAATCCGGCTTGTCCTTCCGCGACGGGTGGGACCCTCGACTGACAGGTCCCTTGACTCGCGAGGCGTCTCCTGCATGAGAGGGGCCTCGCCACTTCGCCCGGCCCGTCGCC
This window encodes:
- a CDS encoding PAS domain S-box protein; amino-acid sequence: MSNASSSGSEQGAEAPIFRMNEMEQQLDVLRRHDVFEGRLEGAFDRMTRIAADLFDAEAAFVVFLNSSQQWLRDRVGLGRSACRAVASWCTRVVEEGNLLVVDRTRTDTASDAQTQEGEPGFYAGVPVRVAAGTCIGVCAIVDSTPRSFADSQKRRLGDVGQMISEKLERRRQASSKRRLARERKEMSHRFQAILEDPNMMVGALDVDGTLVDANETALRYIEEDRESVVGRPIWETPWWEEEDRDAVRQWVQRAAEGEYMTYEATSTDAHGRFYQVEGTIRPVTGREDRGDERVEALVVSARDVTERERSRETLELYREYTDRLLDDIDDVFFVLDEKARPQRWNQRASEVTGYSDADIAAMSALDFVPTSEQDRLAGKISKALSADSLQIEIPLLRKDGTTVLYEFVGGSLEHPEGGRRIAAIGRDISERKKRERRLRQTETLFQNAQEPLFLLDVQEKGERLRLSRVNPAYEEKFGRMAESVRGRSPEDIYGAKFGGFMEEKCAECVRRGEALQYEEKIPLDGAITYWKTRIAPVTVGGDVQQIVGHATNITDQKRRERALRERQEKIEALYKTADRLIRAPSREAVGRVLVRLIRTALGYQAVAVRFVQDEQLVVTEVSETNFEFMPERPDFRVDGDSPIAEVYRSGQTLVIGDVEEDIDDEEDWGSPPDYYGTPGSGVVVPVGRHGTLAVASQKPQAIGPFDRHLIEVLGSYAAVVLDQLGHEQSLQERQEKIEALYEATQRLLTAEEFESVSTRIHELLEDIFDYPLQNTGFVDGDSIVPDQTAAEHAVGVPSPERRSTDGDSLSAQALRAGDTVVIDDAGSLDNDVEYGALRTAAAVPIGDWGVVVIGKTEVEAFSPFNLRLIEVLSGYAALVLNRLDREATLRDAKEEAEEASRMKSALLANMSHEIRTPLTSIIGFAEVAGTEASTLDLPTDSPLPDCADRIERGGKRLLDTLEGVLNLSKLEAGQMELNAEPVPLISEVQRVAEELQPKAREKKIDLRLETESAWAKADEGGVQIIARNLLSNAIKYTEADGTVWVRSYRADGRAVLEVEDTGIGMAPEAVDNLFEPFRQASEGFGREYEGTGVGLAVTKRAAEEMDGSVDVDTEEGEGSRFTVRLPTAGENEPSENGEQTH